One Drosophila virilis strain 15010-1051.87 chromosome 5, Dvir_AGI_RSII-ME, whole genome shotgun sequence DNA window includes the following coding sequences:
- the LOC138911430 gene encoding uncharacterized protein: MVGRLGVKIWLPLLAILLARTEAEASFRVNLPTMVLQQLNGSSAQFEDWTQRLSDRLSPEQQQRLAWNVAFLETPKSAQQLRQLQTKLSPSSSINNPLKLWLWISFYWQLRRSNRLGSNQILLPHFALKLRQLQGHPLWRSAQVTNMLQSLPNSLGVLVRSRWLCLKHARHQLYALPGEALMLGANSNCCMWQLVVADTSQAWLSLENACEMQAKWFINILQPTASGTYTLQSAPSDNSSSFCIRNGAGYLVKVQATTDTEQNQEALAEDCHWELNDCTQLPTLLNKYLKGKIL; this comes from the coding sequence ATGGTTGGGCGGTTGGGTGTCAAGATCTGGCTGCCGTTGTTGGCAATACTGTTGGCCAGAACAGAGGCAGAGGCCAGTTTTCGGGTCAATTTGCCGACAATGGTTTTGCAGCAGCTAAACGGTTCCAGTGCCCAATTCGAAGACTGGACCCAGCGGTTAAGTGACCGCCTTAGcccggagcagcagcagcgtttgGCTTGGAATGTGGCCTTCCTGGAGACACCCAAAAGTGCGCAACAGTTGAGGCAACTGCAGACTAAGCTCAGTCctagcagcagcatcaacaacccGCTCAAACTTTGGCTGTGGATAAGCTTTTATTGGCAATTGCGGCGCTCGAATCGCTTGGGCAGCAATCAAATTTTGCTGCCACATTTTGCGCTGAAGCTGCGTCAGCTGCAAGGGCATCCGCTGTGGCGTAGTGCCCAGGTGACGAATATGTTGCAGAGCTTGCCAAATTCACTGGGCGTTCTGGTTAGGAGTCGATGGTTATGCTTGAAACATGCCAGGCATCAGTTATATGCTTTGCCGGGTGAGGCTCTGATGCTGGGCGccaacagcaactgctgcatGTGGCAACTTGTCGTGGCAGACACGTCCCAGGCATGGCTAAGCCTGGAAAACGCATGCGAGATGCAAGCAAAATGGTTCATCAACATATTGCAGCCGACCGCCTCGGGAACCTACACTCTGCAGAGCGCTCCTAGCGACAATTCAAGTTCATTCTGCATTCGAAATGGAGCGGGTTATTTGGTGAAGGTTCAAGCCACAACTGACACTGAGCAAAACCAAGAAGCACTGGCAGAAGATTGCCATTGGGAGCTCAACGATTGCACTCAACTGCCAACgttattgaataaatatttaaaaggaaAGATCTTATAA